One Anabas testudineus chromosome 15, fAnaTes1.2, whole genome shotgun sequence genomic window carries:
- the LOC117152953 gene encoding protein myomixer-like, translating to MPAVFILLRSLVIRLLSSRLAGSVVQFLRRSLSTGITHLGTALRHVWDRVRSQESKEAILGCVLCILNMHKKVEN from the coding sequence ATGCCAGCAGTTTTCATCTTGCTGCGGTCCCTGGTTATCAGGCTCCTCAGTAGCAGACTGGCAGGCTCAGTGGTACAGTTCCTCAGGAGAAGCCTCTCCACAGGCATTACCCACCTTGGCACAGCGCTGCGCCACGTCTGGGACCGCGTTCGATCCCAGGAGTCCAAGGAAGCCATCCTGGGCTGTGTGCTGTGCATTCTCAACATGCACAAGAAGGTGGAGAACTGA